The DNA segment CAACATTGCTGGTGGTTAGCTAAACAATTTTACTACTCCTTACTAAGGCAGCACCAGGAATCAAGCCTTTGTTTTCTTGGAGTCGTCACCAATGTTaaaattattataaatattacaaataaatagattcttgttgtaaggagaggctggaacttttttccctggagtgtagaggttgaggggtgaccttatagaaatctataaaatcatgaggggtatagataaagtgaaaagctggtgtcttttcccgaggatggtacagttttaaggtgagaggagaaaggttttaaaaagaccttaaggggcaatttttatTACGCAGGGAGTGATTCGTGTATGTGCAGTGAACTTTCGGAAGAAGTGGATGTGGGCACCATtacagtgttggaaaagcatttggataagttcatgaaccgggacagtttggagggataggggccaggatcaggcaggtgggactagtttgggattatttggcatggactggttggaccgaatggtctgtctCCGTGCAGTATGACTCCAAATAACTATTCAAAAGTGGTTATTAGGGTGGAAGGAAAGACTGGAATGGCAGTTCAGTTAGCCTGTTTCACTGAGGTAGACCTTTCGGCTCTGTTAAGGTGTGTTGCACCTTGGTTTTCCTTCTCCAGATTCTTCCATTTGCTTGCAGAAGGCACAGGGTGACTGATTCCCACTTGTAATATCTCTGGCTTACCGGTTAAGAGCCACAGTTTACAGTGGCTGCTAAGGAAAGAAAGATAacctggctttcttcaggctgaAGATGTTAGTTTAAATTGCAGAGCAGAAACACAGCtcctggggcagcacagtggctcagtggttagcactactgcctcacagcaccagggacccacgttcgattccagccttggtgggcattgggccaaggagtggcagatggagtatagaACACTTTGGcctttgatgttgcgctgacctgtgaaaccaatctgaggcccagctaacctacacttccattctcgtccatatgcctatctgatgaccatttaaatgcccttaaagttggcaagtccactCCTGTTGCAGGCTGTGCGTTTCacgccctactactctctgagtaaagaaactaccttggacagctgtcctatatctatcacccctctatttaaagctatgtcccatagtgcaagccatcaccatctgaggaaaaatgctctcactgtccacactatctaaccctctgattatcttatttgtctcaagtcccctctcaaccacctcctctctaatgaaaatggtcttaagtccctcagcctttcctcataagaccttccctccagaccaggcagccttctggtaaatctcctctgcaccctttccaaagcttccacatccttcctataatgcagtgaccagaactgtacacaatactccaaatgtggcctcaccagagttttgtacagctgcagcatgacctcatggctacgaaactcaatccctctatcaataaaagctaacacaccgtatgccttcttaacaaccctatcaacctgggtggcaactttcaggggtctatgtacatggacaccaagatctctctgctcatctacactaccaataatcttaccattagcccagtgctctgtattcctgttactccttccaaagtgtctcacctcacatttttctgcattaaattccatttgccacttctcagcccagctttgcagcttatctaagtCACTCTGTAGCCTAcagcatcctttggcactatccacagctctaccAACCTTACTGTCATCCCtggatttactaacccatccttctctgccctTATCCAGGttgttcataaaaatgacaaacagcagtggccccaaaaccgatccttgcagtactccactagtaactgaactccaggatgaatatttcccatcacccaccaccctagctcttctttcagctagccaatttctgatccagaccactaaatcaccctcaatccatgcctctgtattttatgcaaaTTTAGACAAAcgtgatgtgttgcattttggaaaagcaaattagggcaagacttatacacttaatggtagggtcctggggagtgttgttgaacaaagagaccttggagtgcagattcatagatccttgaaagtggagtcacaggaagataggataatgaagaaggcgtttggtatgctttcctttattggtcagagtattgagtacaggagttgggaggtcatgttgcagctgtacaggacattggttcgaccacttttggaatactgtgttctgttctggtctccttgctataggaaggatgttgtgaaacttaaaagggttcagaaaagatatacaaggatgttgccagggttggagagtttgagctacagggagaggctgaacaggctggggctgttttccctggagcgtcggaggctgaggggtgaccttatagaggtttataaaatcataagggatatggataggataaataggcaaagtcttttccctgggatcggggactCCAGAACaagatagatttaaggtgaaaggggaaagatttaaaagggacctaaggggcaactttttcacgcagagggtggtgtgtgtatggaatgagctaccagaggaagtggtggaggctggtacaattacaacatttaagaggcatttggatgggtatatgaataggaagggtttggagggatatgggccgggtgggactgataggtgggactggattgggttgggatatctggtcggcatggatgggttggaccgaagggtctgtttccgtgctgtacatctctatgactggaatAAAGCTTgcctcagtgatggtaacaatgTGTATGATCAATAATTGTTATAAAGTCCCACCTGCATCTctgcttccctttttaaataaggaaatctactgtccttcactggtctggcctacatgtgacttcagacaaaGTGATGTCCTTGACCTTAACTGAGTATTTTTTTCTATCATTAATGTGAtgtggaccagcatttactgctcatctctaattgccccttgaatCTGGTGGCTTGCTAGGACCAtctcagagagcagttgagaatgAGCCATACGGCTGTGCGTGTAGATTCACAtttgaccagaccaggtaaggatggcagatttccttccctaaaggacatcagtgaaccaagcGGACTTTCATAAAGATAACTGTTATGGTCATGCTATGGgctagaccaaaccccctcaaaatgtcTGAAGAAGATAGTCTACACTCTTAATCTCTTACTTTAAAGGCAAGTGttaggtgttgcattccagatgcaaatcAGTTGGTCAAACTAACAGATTTGAAGCATAAACACACTTCATTCATAGTTAAGattcaacaaaagaaagaagaaattggagtAACAACTATCTCGGAAAACTTAACAGAGTAACAGATTATTTAACTATAAACGGTAACTGTTCCAATCAAATTTAgtcaaatagattgtctcacatgcaattctagcatcAGGCtcttagctgtaacagagagaggggaaacggcttccacatccagcttcaagaccccaacagttGCTACTCCAAAGCTAACACTAAATATCCTGGTTCAGTGGGAGCTTGACACACCCAGtcgggctgcttctattgttctagtttaaaaaaaaaacccgaaggcctcacaagctgtttactttatgggcTTTTAGTAGAGAGCGCAGTGCCTCTGTCTTATcacctttctttaaaaacaaagccAGGACAAAATACGCCTCTTTAACCCAGAGAATTGGCACAGTCACCATTAGGTTAGCTTTTACGACCAGCATTTCATTGGTACCAGGTTCACTGTATACCACGTCAAACCCAAGCCCCTGCAACATTCACCCATGCCGCTGGATCACAAGCCCAGTGACAACCCCCCTGTGCCCATCAGGTTCAAGGGCAAGAGGCAATGgttagtaaatgctggccttgctagcaTCCTGTGGGGGAAATGAACATTGCGGGACTCTTCCGTTAAGTCAAATGTTGGAATTTTTGCATTTGTCCGGATGAGTGAGAGATTTCGGCAATATTCGAGCTAAATAATTGGTCAGTCGCAAAACCCGATCACCCCCACAGTAATTCATTTGATAAGCGGCCATGTAAAACCACATCGTACCTCAGTCAGGTTTGGCTTTGTCCATGAGAGTTAGGCCGTTCGGTCTATCGAGTCTGCTTTGCCGTTTGCGCGGTGTAATTGTTGGGTTGTTCTGTGCTAGGTGTCCCCCCCGCGACCTGAAGGAGGCAGCATGGGTCTGAAGTCTACGCAGGCTGCCTTCTTCCCCATCTGCAGCATCGATGAGGTGGTCAAGCTGTTTGCCTTTGAGCTGAAACGGGACGAGCCCGACCTGACCCTGCTGTCCCTGGTGCTGGGCTTCGTCGAACACTTCCTCGCCGTGAACCGGGTCCTCCCTGTCAATGTTCCCGGCTGCAGCATTGAGGGCTCCCCGTGCCCGGAGACCGGATCCGAGGTGGCCACCTGCTTCCCCTGCGTGGACCTCCCGCAGGTTAGGGCTCTGCACACCCGATTCACCACCATGATCCGGGGAGCGGTCGACCGGTCCCTGTACCCCCTGAAGGAGGGCTACTCCAGCCGCGAGCTGGTCAAGAAGGTGTCCGACGTCATCTGGAACAGCCTGAGCCGCTCCTACTTCAAGGATAGAGCGcacatccagtctctcttcagttTCATTACAGGTACGTCCTCCCTGCCTCTGAGAACCACCTTGCTCGATAAGTGCCCGGTGACATTAGCCCGCTGTCCTCTGCATCGCGAACATCGTGGGTTCAGGACACTCCCCCCTCCATGAAGCACAAACAAGGCCCAGACCACCCCGTTGTGAGGAGAGGGCGTGGTGGAGTTGTTAAGTAGATTCTGAGCCCGTGAGGGATGGAGGATAGCGAGGCTGTAATCCTAGGCCAGATATTGAAACAATGCCtgccagggcggcacggtggctcagtggttagcactgctgcctctccgcgccagggacccgggttcaatcccaccctcgggtgtctgtgtggagtttgcacattctccccgtgtctgcgtgggtttcctccgggtgctccggtttcctcccacagtccaaagatgtgcaggttacggtgggttggccatgcacaatgtaggttaggtgcattagtcaggggtaaatgtaggggagtgggtctgggcacattactcttcagagggtcagtgtggacccattgagccaaatggcctgtttccactcagtagggattctgtgagcaTTAGTTCCAagctggtttggtttgatttgattaacGTTATCACGTGtatctgagtacagtgaaaagctgtgtGTTGCAAACAGTACAGGTGGATCATAGCAAACGAGGGGAGGCAACGGCCGAGTGctgttatcgctggactgttaatccagagacctgggtttgaatcctgccatggatgtctggaattaagagtgcaGTGCTAACCGTGAATCCGTTGCTGATTGCTGGGAGAAAGCCTAGTCACTcatctccttcagggaaggaaactgccatccttccagggtctggcctacatgtgactccagtcccaccagcaatggggttgactcttaactgccctctgggcccagccagtgaagccctcaCGCTGTGAATCAATAGAGGGGAAAAAGAAAGGACAtccagatcatagggtgcttgaGTAGAGCAAGGGTACAGGTTTACAGGGCACAGGAGGAATACCAAGCGAGATCAACATTGGGTTTGAAACCTGAGAGGCCCATTCAATAGCCTCATAACACCCTGACCAAGGGTTCTGTGTTCACCTAAGGAGGTAAATGGAACAATTGGAACCTCCCACGGGCATGACAGGGTTAAACTGCTCtgcaactaaaacagaaattgttggaaaaactcagcaggtttggcagcatctgtagaaagaaagcagagttaacattttgggtccagtgacccttcctcagaacccgaactggacttgaaacgttaaccctgcattctctccacagatgctgctagacctgctgagtctttcggACGATTTCCGTTCTCGTTACTGATTTCCAGCCCCCGCAGTTGTTTAGGTTTTATTATGCCCCGTGGTCAGTGTTCGTTTCTATGAGGTAGGCAGTGAGACATCGTTCGCGCCATTCCATGCAGAATGAATTCCAACCGCTACTGTTTGTTCAGGAATGGCTTGTGGTACACACCATCTGCTCATCTTCTGTGTCTACAAGCTGCAAAGTCCATCGGATTGTAGATGTGAGATTCCATAAGGATGATGTTGGAGCTCTGTTCTGGTAACTCTTGATCTGAAATTTCCAGACACCTCACATCGTGTATTCAGTGTATAACCAGCAAAACTCCTTTTCAAAAACTAAGCATGAAGGTGCAGCTGTTAAACTAGTTTGTGATCTCCTTTCACACCATGTGAATGTAACATAACAAAGTTCTGATTCCTGTTTTGTGATAGGACCGCCCTTTGGTTTGTTCTAATGACATACCCGCTCCTGCTTCCCTCAGGTACTAAGCTGGACAGCTGCGGGGTGGCCTTTGCAGTGGTGGCTGCCtgtcaggtcctgggccttcgcGATGTCCACTTGGGCCTCTCCGAGGACCATGCTTGGGTGATCTTTGGCGAAAACGGTGAGGAGACAGCTGAGGTGACCTGGCACGGCAAAGGCAACGAGGACAGGAGGGGGCAGACGGTGACAGCAGGTGTTGCTGAGAGGGTGAGGATGCTAGGGCTGGGCCACGTGTATCTGtttgcacgtgtgtgtgtgtacatctaTCTGTTTACACGTGTGTGAGCATGTatctgtttgcatgtgtgtgtacgtgtatctgtatgcatgtgtgtgtacgtgtatcTGTATGCACGTGTGTACGTGTATCtgtatgcacgtgtgtgtgcgtgtatctgtATGCACGTGTGTGCGCATGTATCTGTttgcacgtgtgtatgtgtacctgcacgtgtgtatgtgtatctgtttgcacatgtgtatgtgtatctgtttgcacgtgtgtatgtgtatctgtttGCACGTGTGTGTGTACGCGTATCTGCACGTGTGTGTACGCGTATCTGTTTGCGCGTGTGTACGCGTATCTGTTTGCGCATGTGTACGCTTATCTGTTTGCGCGTGTGTGTACGCATGTCTGCCTGCGCGTGTGTACGCACCTCTGCCTGCGCATGTATGTGCACGCGTGTGTATGCGTCTCTGTCTGCGCGAGTGTGTACGCGTATCTGCCTGCACGTGCGTGTGCGCGTGTATCTGTCtgcacgtgtgtgtgcgcgcgtatCTGTCTGCACGTGTGCGCGCGCATCTGTCTGCACGTGCGTGTGCGCGCGCATCTGTCTGCACGTGCGTGTGTGCGTATCTatctgcacgtgtgtgtgtgtgtgcgtatctgcACGTGCGTATGCGCGCGTATCTGTCTACACGTGCGTGTGCGCGCGTATCTGTCTGCACGTGCGTGTGCGCGCGTATCTGTCTGCACGTGCGTGTGCGCGCGCATCTGTCTGCATGTGCGCTCGTATCTGTctgcacgtgcgtgtgtgtgcatatcTGCACGTGCGTGTGCATATCTGTGTGCACATGGGTGTGTGCGCATATCTGCACGTGCGTGTGCATATCTGTCTTCCCGTGCATGTGTACGCATCTCTGTCGGCGCGCGTGTACGCGTATCTGTCTGCACGTGCGTGTGTGCGCGTATCTGTCTGCACGTGCGTGTGCGCGTGTATCTGCACGTGCATGTGCGCGTGTGCACGCGTATCTGCTCGTGCGTGCGCGCACATATCTGTCTGCACGTGCATGTGCGCGCATATCTGTCTGCACGTGTGTGTGCGTATCTGCACGTGCGTGTGTGCGTATCTATCtgcacgtgtctgtgtgtgcgtatctGTCTGCACGTGCGTGTGCGCGCATATCTGTCTGCACGTGCGTGTGCGCGCATATCTGTCTGCACGTGCATGTGCGCGCGTATCTGTCTGCACGTGTGTGTGCGTATCTGCACGTGCGTGTGCGTATCTATCtgcacgtgcatgtgtgtgtgcgtatctgtCTGCACGTGCGTGTGTGCGCGTATCTGTCTGCACGTGCGTGTGCGCGCATATCTGTCTGCACGTGCATGTGCGCGCGTATCTGTCTGCACGTGTGTGTGCGTATCTGCACGTGCGTGTGTGCGTATCTATCtgcacgtgtctgtgtgtgcgtatctGTCTGCACGTGCGTGTGTGCGCGTATCTGTCTGCACGTGCGTGTGCGCGCATATCTGTCTGCACGTGCATGTGCGCGCGTATCTGTCTGCACGTGTGTGTGCGTATCTGCACGTGCGTGTGTGCGTATCTATctgcacgtgcgtgtgtgtgcgtatctGTCTGCACGTGCGTGTGCGCGCATATCTGTCTGCACGTGCATGTGCGCGCGTATCTGTCTGCACGTGTGTGTGCGTATCTGCACGTGCGTGTGTGCGTATCTGCACGTGCGTGTGTGCGTATCTGCACGTGCGTGTGTGCGTATCTGCACGTGCGTGTGTGCGTATCTGCACGTGCGTGTGCGCGCGCATCTGTCTGCACGTGCGTGTGCGCGCGCATCTGTCTGCACGTGCGTGTGCGCACGCATCTGTCTGCACGTGCGTGTGCGCGCATATCTGTCTGCACGTGCATGTGCGCGCGTATCTGTCTGCacatgtgtgtgcgtatgtgcaCGTGCGTGTGTGCGTATCTATCTGCACGTGCGTGTGTGCGTATCTATCTGCACGTGCGTGTGTGCGTATCTATCTGCACGTGCGTGTGTGCGTATCTATCTGCACGTGCGTGTGTGCGTATCTATCTGCACGTGCGTGTGCGTGCGTATCTGCACGTGCGTGTGCGCGCATATCTGCACGTGCGTGTGCGCGCGCATCTGTCTGCACGTGCGTGTGCGCGCGCATCTGTCtgcacgtgtgtgtgcgcgcgcatctGTCTGCACGTGCGTGTGCGCTCGTATCTGTCTGCACGTGCGTGTGCGCGCATatctgtgcacgtgtgtgtgcataTCTGTCTGCACGTGCATGTGTACGCATCTCTGTCGGCGCGCGTGTGTACGCGTATCTGTCTGAACGTGCGTGTGTGCGCGTATCTGTCTGCGCGTATCTGTCTGCTCGTGCGTGTGCGCGCATATCTGTCTGCACGTGCATGTGCGTGCATATCTGTCTGCACGTGTGTGTGCGTATCTGCACGTGCGTGTGTACGTATCTATctgcacgtgcgtgtgtgtgcatatcTGTCTGCACGTGCGTGTGCGCGCATATCTGTCTGCACGTGCATGTGCGCGCGTATCTGTCTGCACGTGTGTGTGCGTATCTGCACGTGCGTGTGTGCGTATctgcacgtgcgtgtgtgtgcgtatctGTCTGCACGTGCGTGTGCGCGCATATCTGTCTGCACGTGCATGTGCGCGCGTATCTGTCTGCACGTGTGTGTGCGTATCTGCACGTGCGTGTGTGCGTATCTATCTGCACGTGCGTGTGTGCGTATCTATctgcacgtgcgtgtgtgtgcgtatctGTCTGCACGTGCGTGTGCGCGCATATCTATCTGCACGTGCATGAACGCGCGTATCTGTCTGCACGTGTGTGTGCGTATCTGCACGTGCGTGTGCGCGCGTATCTGTctgcacgtgcgtgtgtgtgcgtatctgtctgcacgtgcgtgtgtgtgcgtatctGCACGTGCGTGTGCGCGCGTATCTCTGCACGTGCGTCTGCGCGCGTATCTGTctgcacgtgcgtgtgtgtgtttatgtgtatctgtttgtgcgtgtgtgtgcgtgtatctgtTGGCACatgtatctatgtgtgtgtgtctctggtaTTTAGAATGAGGTGGGGCAATTGCATTGAGACAGAAGATTTGATGGTCTGGCATTGTTCCTGTTGGTCAGGGGAATCTAGAACGGGTTGGGGGAGGAGAGACTACTTTCTAAGGATGAGAGGCAGATCGTTCTTTTAACCGTGAGAattgtgagtctttagaatttccttcctcaaaaggcagtggatgccgAGCGTGTAAATGTGTAGAAAGTAGAGGTCGGTAGATTCTAGATTGCTAAAGGAGTGATGGATTCTGGGGGGTAAGCAAGAATGGAGAGCTGGTGTTTggatcagatcagctgtgatccgaTAGAataggctggaagggctgaatggcctactctagtTCCTTTGGATGTATTTAGGAGTGAGCTGGGAACAGGGTGTGTCATtggaaatctttggaattcccaatGGCAGAGTGTTATGGTATTCCCTTGGATTAGACAGATCTTTGGTGTCTGAGGGAATCGAGGGAGCTGGGGAGCAGGCAGCTCAGTGACGTTGAAAGCTGTGATCAAGACTGGGGGGCccgttttaaggtgagagcagagagatttaaaTTGCgcggggcaattttttttacacaagagggtggttcatgtgtggagtgaaattccagaggaagtggtggatgcgagcACAGCTAATGTTTAAAAACAGTCTGGATAAgtacagataggaaaggattcgaaggatatgggcccaagtgcagggaaatggggttagcacggatggacattttggaccagtttggggccgaagggcctgtctctgtgctctaggactctctgactctatgtgaagaggaaaggttttgagggatatgggctaggagaaggcgggtgggactggtttagtttggggttagggTTGGGATGATGGACCAAAgagtgtgtttccgtgctgtgtgactctatcaaTCACAGTCACGTTGAGGCtgaaggggccgaatggtctcccgCTGCTATCCCTCGTGTGTGCGAGGCAGGCCTGTTCCGTCGGTCGCTTCGGTCCATGGCTCGCCCTTTCCCCGGTTGACCCGGCGGTGTTGTCTGTTTCGGCGCAGAGCTGGCTGTACCTGAAGGGCTCCTACCTGAAGTGTGACCGCAAGATGGAGGTGGCGCTCATGGTGTGCGCCATTAACCCATCGATCGACCACCACACGGACAGCGTGGAGCTGCTGCAGCTGCAACAGGTCAGAGCTTCGCGTGGGCCGGgtagggggaggaggagagaacGTGCCGGTGTGGGAAGTCTCAGACCCATCGGCTGACCGCCCAGCTCCGGTTCGCGATGCCCCCCCCCGCAGCTGATCAGCTGGAGAATGGCTCACCGCCCGGGTTGACTCAGGAAGAGGCCGTaattgggggggggagggttcAGGCAGCACCGGGACCCCAACAGCGTGTGTACCTGCGGTGGCAGCGTGTATCCGAACGAAACTTCAAATGCAGTTTGAAACATCCCTCCGGAGCGACACCAAGCAAGTTTAGACTCACCCCCCGGGACCGGGAGGTCAGAGAAGGGCGACCCCAAACTCAGTCAAAGATAATTTCGTTTATTTGCCTGTTGAAAGTTGCATAGGATAAAGAATGTTCAAACGTCGGTGCATCTCTTCCCAGCTCCGCCCCCTCCCCCAAAAACAAGCTCCTATTCCTCTGTTTattcaggttcactaatgtccttcag comes from the Chiloscyllium plagiosum isolate BGI_BamShark_2017 chromosome 45, ASM401019v2, whole genome shotgun sequence genome and includes:
- the men1 gene encoding menin, yielding MRSRAGAWSVAEATVRRAPSVWRRRRCRREGGRGRSLRSRHFRGNGVSPPRPEGGSMGLKSTQAAFFPICSIDEVVKLFAFELKRDEPDLTLLSLVLGFVEHFLAVNRVLPVNVPGCSIEGSPCPETGSEVATCFPCVDLPQVRALHTRFTTMIRGAVDRSLYPLKEGYSSRELVKKVSDVIWNSLSRSYFKDRAHIQSLFSFITGTKLDSCGVAFAVVAACQVLGLRDVHLGLSEDHAWVIFGENGEETAEVTWHGKGNEDRRGQTVTAGVAERSWLYLKGSYLKCDRKMEVALMVCAINPSIDHHTDSVELLQLQQHLLWLLYDLGHLSKYPMALGNLADLEELEPMPNRPDPLTLYHQVDSSPFLTHL